In the Streptomyces sp. f51 genome, one interval contains:
- a CDS encoding isocitrate lyase/phosphoenolpyruvate mutase family protein: MTDTEQLRASALAFRDLHVPGRPLVLANAWDAVSARIVEEEGAAALATTSAGLAWALGAADGDRLDRDDALAAVARITAVVRVPVSADIESGYASEAEGVGDTVRAVLAAGAVGVNIEDALYGEGAGPLRPVAEQAERVAVARAAADAAEVPLFVNARVDTFLRGAGGLGETLERAAAFLAAGADGVFVPGTTDPATVKALVEGIDGPLNILVGPGAPSVAELAALGVARISAGSSMAAAAHGLVRRAARELLGTGTYENLTGGFDYAGLNALMGRAG; encoded by the coding sequence ATGACCGACACCGAGCAGCTCCGCGCCTCCGCCCTCGCCTTCCGTGACCTGCACGTACCGGGCCGTCCCCTCGTCCTGGCCAACGCCTGGGACGCGGTGAGCGCGCGGATCGTCGAGGAGGAGGGCGCCGCCGCGCTGGCGACGACGAGCGCGGGCCTCGCCTGGGCCCTGGGCGCCGCGGACGGGGACCGGCTGGACAGGGACGATGCGCTCGCGGCCGTCGCGCGGATCACCGCCGTGGTCCGGGTGCCGGTGAGCGCGGACATCGAGAGCGGGTACGCGTCCGAGGCCGAGGGCGTGGGGGACACCGTCCGCGCGGTGCTCGCGGCGGGCGCGGTGGGCGTCAACATCGAGGACGCCCTCTACGGGGAGGGGGCCGGGCCGCTGCGCCCGGTGGCGGAGCAGGCGGAGCGCGTCGCCGTGGCCCGCGCGGCCGCGGACGCGGCGGAGGTGCCGCTGTTCGTCAACGCCCGCGTCGACACGTTCCTGCGGGGCGCGGGCGGGCTGGGGGAGACCCTGGAGAGGGCCGCCGCGTTTCTGGCCGCGGGCGCCGACGGAGTGTTCGTGCCCGGAACCACCGATCCGGCGACCGTGAAGGCGCTCGTCGAGGGCATCGACGGACCCCTGAACATCCTGGTGGGCCCCGGAGCACCGTCCGTGGCCGAGCTGGCCGCGCTCGGCGTGGCCCGGATCAGCGCGGGTTCGAGCATGGCGGCGGCCGCGCACGGCCTGGTCCGGCGTGCCGCGCGGGAGCTGCTGGGCACGGGGACCTACGAAAACCTGACGGGCGGGTTCGACTACGCCGGTCTCAACGCCCTGATGGGGCGCGCCGGCTGA
- a CDS encoding SsgA family sporulation/cell division regulator → MSTVIEQPVEARLVAAAPRMPSIPATLHYDRTDPFAVRMTFPAPATLEGVEVCWTFARELLVSGLEDAVGHGDVRVRPYGFDRTVLEFHAPEGTAVVHVRSGEVRNFLQQTTDLVPVGLEHLQVDLDHDLAELMRGTR, encoded by the coding sequence TTGTCCACCGTCATCGAGCAGCCCGTAGAGGCCCGCCTCGTCGCCGCCGCGCCGCGGATGCCGAGCATTCCGGCCACGCTCCACTACGACCGGACCGATCCGTTCGCCGTCCGCATGACCTTCCCCGCCCCCGCCACGCTCGAAGGCGTCGAGGTCTGCTGGACCTTCGCCCGCGAACTGCTCGTGTCGGGGCTGGAGGACGCGGTGGGGCACGGCGACGTGCGGGTGCGGCCGTACGGCTTCGACCGCACCGTGCTTGAATTCCACGCCCCCGAGGGCACCGCCGTGGTCCATGTGCGCTCGGGAGAGGTGCGGAACTTCCTCCAGCAGACCACCGACCTGGTGCCGGTCGGTCTCGAGCACCTCCAGGTGGACCTGGACCACGATCTGGCGGAGCTCATGCGGGGCACCCGCTGA
- a CDS encoding oxidoreductase translates to MRGLGKTRRKSRTIGVGPATAALAAALVVAAPAAAVPQHAHDTARTPHWALKDSGTDARFRGLSAVSRDTAWVAGSKGTVLRTTDGGAVWRNVSPPGAADLEFRDIEAFDARRAVVLAIGEGEASRVYRTEDGGTTWTESFRNTDARAFYDCLTFLDRRHGLAMSDPVDGRFRILSTSDGGRTWKVLPGEGMPAAEDGEAGFAASGQCLVGSGPRDVWLATGGGARARVLHSADRGLTWTAADTPVPAGDPARGVFALAFRDRVHGIAVGGDYRADQASPRAAAVTPDGGRTWTTADRPPPAYRSGVTWLPHSRTAALAVGPTGTDLTTDGGRTWRTLDTGSYDTVDCTPDLGCWASGEKGRIARLER, encoded by the coding sequence ATGAGGGGCTTGGGGAAGACGAGACGCAAGAGCCGGACGATCGGAGTGGGACCGGCGACGGCCGCACTCGCCGCGGCGCTGGTGGTGGCGGCGCCCGCCGCGGCGGTGCCGCAGCACGCGCACGACACCGCACGGACCCCGCACTGGGCGCTCAAGGACAGCGGCACGGACGCCCGCTTCCGCGGTCTGTCGGCCGTCAGCAGGGACACCGCCTGGGTGGCGGGATCCAAGGGCACGGTGCTGCGCACCACCGACGGCGGCGCGGTCTGGCGGAACGTGTCGCCGCCCGGGGCGGCGGACCTGGAGTTCCGCGACATCGAGGCGTTCGACGCACGGCGGGCCGTGGTCCTGGCCATCGGTGAGGGCGAGGCGTCCCGTGTCTACCGCACCGAGGACGGCGGCACCACCTGGACCGAGTCCTTCCGGAACACCGACGCCAGGGCCTTCTACGACTGCCTCACCTTCCTCGACCGGCGGCACGGGCTGGCGATGAGCGATCCGGTGGACGGCAGGTTCCGCATCCTGTCGACCAGCGACGGCGGCCGCACCTGGAAGGTGCTGCCGGGCGAGGGGATGCCCGCCGCGGAGGACGGCGAGGCCGGCTTCGCCGCGAGCGGGCAGTGTCTGGTCGGTTCGGGGCCCCGTGACGTGTGGCTGGCCACGGGCGGAGGCGCACGCGCGCGCGTGCTGCACTCCGCTGACCGCGGGCTGACCTGGACCGCCGCCGACACGCCCGTGCCGGCCGGGGATCCGGCACGCGGTGTCTTCGCCCTCGCCTTCCGCGACCGCGTCCACGGCATCGCGGTCGGCGGCGACTACCGCGCCGACCAGGCCTCACCGCGGGCCGCGGCGGTCACCCCCGACGGCGGCCGTACCTGGACCACAGCGGACCGGCCCCCGCCCGCCTACCGCTCCGGAGTCACCTGGCTCCCGCACAGCCGCACCGCCGCCCTCGCGGTCGGCCCCACCGGCACCGACCTGACCACCGACGGCGGCCGCACCTGGCGCACCCTCGACACCGGCTCTTACGACACCGTGGACTGCACCCCGGACCTGGGCTGCTGGGCATCGGGCGAGAAGGGCAGGATCGCCCGGCTGGAGCGCTGA
- a CDS encoding YciI family protein, which produces MFVLELSYTAPLEAVDAVLEAHVAWLDEQYAAGTFLASGRKNPREGGVILAVADDRARIEEIAAGDPFVTAGVCAYRVTEFVATKTAPGLERYRETLD; this is translated from the coding sequence ATGTTCGTACTGGAGCTGTCCTACACCGCGCCGCTCGAAGCCGTCGACGCCGTCCTGGAGGCCCATGTCGCCTGGCTGGACGAGCAGTACGCGGCCGGGACCTTCCTCGCCTCGGGGCGCAAGAACCCCCGCGAGGGAGGCGTGATCCTGGCCGTCGCGGACGACCGGGCGCGGATCGAGGAGATCGCCGCGGGCGACCCGTTCGTCACCGCGGGCGTGTGCGCGTACCGCGTCACGGAGTTCGTGGCGACGAAGACGGCACCGGGCCTGGAACGCTACCGCGAGACCCTCGACTGA
- a CDS encoding endonuclease V, with product MTTVRIPAGWPATEEQARAVQDELRERVVLDEPGPPPGAGRVTGVDVAYDDERDVVVAAAVVLDAVTHEVVAEATAVGRVSFPYVPGLLAFREIPTVLAALDNLPCPPGLVVCDGYGRAHPRRFGLASHLGVLTGFPTIGVAKNPFTFSYEEPGVPRGSASPLLAGSEEVGRALRTQDGIKPVFVSVGHRVDLDNACAHTLALTPKYRLPESTRRADSLCRTALREATA from the coding sequence ATGACGACCGTGAGGATTCCCGCGGGCTGGCCCGCCACCGAGGAACAAGCCCGCGCCGTACAGGACGAGTTGCGCGAGCGGGTGGTGCTCGACGAGCCCGGTCCGCCGCCCGGTGCCGGCCGGGTGACGGGCGTCGACGTCGCCTACGACGACGAGCGGGACGTCGTCGTCGCGGCGGCCGTCGTCCTCGACGCGGTGACCCACGAGGTCGTCGCGGAGGCCACCGCCGTCGGCCGGGTCTCCTTCCCGTACGTCCCCGGACTGCTCGCCTTCCGCGAGATCCCGACCGTCCTGGCCGCGCTGGACAACCTGCCCTGCCCGCCCGGCCTGGTCGTCTGCGACGGGTACGGACGCGCCCACCCGCGCCGCTTCGGCCTCGCCAGTCACCTCGGCGTCCTCACCGGATTCCCCACGATCGGGGTCGCCAAGAACCCGTTCACCTTCTCCTACGAGGAGCCGGGCGTCCCGCGCGGCAGCGCCTCACCGCTGCTCGCGGGCAGCGAGGAAGTGGGCCGCGCGCTGCGCACCCAGGACGGGATCAAGCCCGTGTTCGTGTCCGTCGGCCACCGCGTGGACCTCGACAACGCCTGCGCCCACACCCTGGCCCTCACCCCGAAGTACCGCCTGCCGGAGTCGACCCGCCGCGCGGACTCCCTGTGCAGAACCGCTCTGCGCGAGGCGACCGCCTGA
- a CDS encoding saccharopine dehydrogenase NADP-binding domain-containing protein, translating to MSRLNEPDRAYDIVLFGATGFVGELTAEYLAAHAPEGLRWAVAGRDAGKLERLRERLGGAPGVLRADVTDPQSVRELARQARVVASTVGPYITYGEELVAACADAGTDYLDLTGEPEFVDLMYVRHDTRARETGARLVHACGFDSVPHDLGAYFTVKQLPEDVPLRVEGFVRSRAMFSGGTFASALNQFARGRHMLAAARERRYHEPRLMERRVTAPLGAPRFAKEVGAWALPLPTIDAQVVQRSARALARYGPDFRYRHYAAVESLPVALGGVAGVSALFAAAQLPPARRWLSGRIRPGDGPSAELRAKSWFSVRFVGEGGGRRVYTEVSGGDPGYGETAKMLAESALSLALDDLPKTAGQVTPVVAMGDALLERLVAAGITFRVAAVR from the coding sequence ATGAGCAGGCTTAACGAGCCGGACCGCGCGTACGACATCGTGCTCTTCGGAGCCACGGGTTTCGTCGGGGAGCTCACCGCGGAGTATCTGGCCGCCCACGCGCCCGAGGGACTGCGGTGGGCGGTCGCCGGGCGGGACGCCGGGAAGCTGGAACGGCTGCGCGAGCGGCTGGGCGGCGCACCCGGGGTACTGCGGGCGGACGTCACGGACCCGCAGTCGGTGCGTGAGCTCGCCCGGCAGGCGCGCGTGGTCGCCTCGACCGTGGGGCCGTACATCACCTACGGCGAGGAACTGGTGGCCGCGTGCGCGGACGCCGGGACCGACTATCTCGACCTGACCGGCGAGCCCGAGTTCGTGGACCTGATGTACGTCCGGCACGACACGCGCGCGCGGGAGACGGGCGCGCGGCTCGTGCACGCCTGCGGCTTCGACTCCGTGCCGCACGACCTGGGCGCCTATTTCACCGTCAAGCAGCTCCCCGAGGACGTGCCGCTGCGCGTGGAGGGCTTCGTGCGCTCCCGGGCGATGTTCTCCGGCGGCACGTTCGCCTCCGCCCTCAACCAGTTCGCGCGCGGGCGGCACATGCTCGCCGCCGCGCGGGAGCGGCGCTATCACGAACCGCGCCTGATGGAGCGGCGGGTGACGGCTCCGCTGGGCGCGCCGCGGTTCGCCAAGGAGGTCGGGGCATGGGCGCTGCCGCTGCCGACGATCGACGCCCAGGTGGTGCAGCGCTCGGCGCGCGCCCTGGCGCGCTACGGTCCTGACTTCCGCTACCGCCACTACGCCGCCGTCGAGAGCCTGCCCGTCGCCCTCGGCGGAGTCGCCGGGGTGAGCGCGCTGTTCGCCGCCGCCCAGCTGCCGCCCGCGCGCCGCTGGCTGTCCGGCCGGATCAGGCCGGGCGACGGGCCGAGCGCCGAACTCCGCGCGAAGAGCTGGTTCTCGGTGCGTTTCGTGGGTGAGGGCGGCGGCCGGCGCGTGTACACCGAGGTCTCGGGCGGCGACCCCGGCTACGGCGAGACCGCGAAGATGCTGGCGGAGTCCGCCCTGTCCCTGGCCCTCGACGACCTGCCGAAGACCGCCGGGCAGGTCACGCCCGTGGTGGCGATGGGCGACGCGCTCCTCGAACGGCTCGTCGCGGCGGGGATCACCTTCCGGGTGGCGGCGGTGCGTTAG
- a CDS encoding MmcQ/YjbR family DNA-binding protein, producing the protein MAVSQNALKKWQKVRECALGLPGAAEEFPWGETVAKVNKKVFVFLGLDDGSHPMGVTVKLTDEAAHAHALTSPGAEPAGYGLGRAGWVRIPLEEQGAPTAELLCDWVEESYRVIAPKRLIAELDRR; encoded by the coding sequence GTGGCCGTGTCGCAAAACGCGCTGAAAAAGTGGCAGAAGGTGCGGGAATGCGCGCTCGGCCTGCCCGGCGCCGCCGAGGAGTTCCCCTGGGGCGAGACCGTCGCGAAGGTCAACAAGAAGGTCTTCGTCTTCCTCGGCCTCGACGACGGCAGTCACCCGATGGGCGTCACCGTGAAGCTCACGGACGAGGCGGCCCACGCCCACGCGCTCACCTCGCCGGGCGCGGAGCCCGCCGGATACGGCCTGGGCAGGGCCGGCTGGGTGCGGATACCCCTGGAGGAGCAAGGCGCCCCGACGGCGGAGCTGCTGTGCGACTGGGTCGAGGAGAGCTATCGCGTCATAGCCCCCAAACGGCTGATCGCGGAGCTGGACAGGCGCTGA
- a CDS encoding CaiB/BaiF CoA-transferase family protein yields the protein MTAAGTPGHGPLAGVRVVELAGIGPGPFAAMLLADLGADVVRVDRPGGPGIGVDPAHDVVNRNKRSVIVDLKAGDGASRVLDLAERADILIEGYRPGVAERLGVGPEDCRARNPGLVYGRMTGWGQQGPLAQRAGHDIAYIALTGTLGMIGDPGQPPPVPANLLGDYAGGSLYLVVGLLAALHHARATGSGQVVDAAIVDGTAHLSTMIHGMIAAGGWQDRRAANLLDGGCPYYGTYETADGRYMAVGPLEQRFYDQFVDLLGIPGLASAHKDPARWEELRGTVADRFRTRTRDEWTAVFAGTDACVAPVLSLREAPGHPHLAARGTFVDHGGITQPAPAPRFSATPTSVRGGPALPGADTAEVARDWDVPGLTGGGG from the coding sequence ATGACAGCGGCAGGTACGCCGGGACACGGTCCCCTGGCCGGGGTGCGCGTGGTCGAGTTGGCGGGCATCGGGCCCGGTCCGTTCGCCGCGATGCTGCTCGCGGACCTCGGAGCGGACGTCGTCCGGGTCGACCGGCCCGGCGGCCCCGGGATCGGGGTCGACCCGGCCCACGACGTCGTCAACCGCAACAAGCGGTCCGTGATCGTCGACCTCAAGGCCGGGGACGGGGCGTCCCGCGTCCTCGACCTGGCCGAACGGGCCGACATCCTGATCGAGGGATACCGACCCGGCGTGGCCGAGCGGCTCGGCGTCGGCCCCGAGGACTGCCGGGCCCGCAACCCGGGGCTCGTCTACGGCCGGATGACCGGATGGGGCCAGCAGGGCCCGCTCGCCCAGCGCGCCGGGCACGACATCGCCTACATCGCGCTCACCGGCACCCTCGGCATGATCGGTGACCCGGGCCAGCCGCCGCCCGTCCCCGCGAACCTCCTCGGCGACTACGCGGGCGGCTCGCTCTATCTCGTCGTCGGCCTCCTCGCCGCCCTGCACCACGCGCGCGCGACGGGTTCCGGGCAGGTCGTGGACGCGGCCATCGTCGACGGCACGGCGCACCTCTCGACGATGATCCACGGCATGATCGCCGCGGGCGGCTGGCAGGACCGGCGCGCAGCCAATCTCCTCGACGGCGGCTGCCCGTACTACGGGACCTACGAGACCGCCGACGGCCGGTACATGGCCGTCGGACCCCTGGAGCAGCGCTTCTACGACCAGTTCGTCGACCTGCTCGGCATCCCCGGACTCGCCTCCGCCCACAAGGACCCGGCCCGCTGGGAGGAACTGCGCGGCACGGTCGCCGACCGCTTCAGGACCCGTACGAGGGACGAGTGGACCGCCGTCTTCGCGGGCACCGACGCGTGTGTGGCGCCGGTCCTGTCCCTGCGCGAGGCGCCCGGGCATCCGCACCTCGCCGCCCGGGGCACCTTCGTCGACCACGGAGGCATCACCCAGCCCGCCCCCGCGCCGCGTTTCTCGGCCACCCCCACCTCCGTCCGCGGCGGGCCCGCCCTGCCGGGCGCCGACACCGCCGAGGTGGCCCGCGACTGGGACGTCCCCGGGCTGACCGGGGGCGGTGGCTGA
- a CDS encoding acyl-CoA dehydrogenase family protein — protein sequence MKRQIFTAEHDAFRETVRTFLAKEVLPHYEQWEKDGIVSREAWRAAGKQGLLGLAVPEEYGGGGNRDFRYSAVLAEEFTRAGAAGLALGLHNDIIGPYLTDLATEEQKRRWLPGFCDGSVITAIAMTEPGAGSDLQGITTHAEDKGDHFLLNGSKTFISNGILADLVIVVARTTPEGGARGLSLLVVERGTEGFERGRNLDKIGQKSQDTAELFFNDVRVPKENLLGELNGAFVHLMTNLAQERMGIAVAAIAGAEYLLEITTQYVKEREAFGRPLAKLQHIRFEIAEMATECAVTRTFLDRCIVDHSDGQLDAVHASMAKWWATELQKRVADRCLQLHGGYGYMTEYRVARAFTDGRIQTIYGGTTEIMKEIIGRSLLG from the coding sequence ATGAAGCGGCAGATCTTCACCGCCGAGCACGACGCGTTCCGCGAGACCGTGCGCACCTTCCTCGCCAAGGAGGTGCTGCCCCACTACGAACAGTGGGAGAAGGACGGCATCGTCTCGCGCGAGGCCTGGCGTGCCGCCGGGAAGCAGGGACTCCTCGGACTCGCCGTGCCCGAGGAGTACGGCGGCGGCGGGAACCGGGACTTCCGCTACAGCGCCGTACTGGCCGAGGAGTTCACGCGCGCGGGCGCGGCGGGTCTGGCCCTCGGACTGCACAACGACATCATCGGCCCGTATCTGACGGACCTCGCCACCGAGGAGCAGAAGCGGCGCTGGCTGCCCGGCTTCTGCGACGGCTCGGTCATCACCGCGATCGCCATGACCGAACCCGGCGCCGGCTCCGACCTCCAGGGCATCACGACGCACGCCGAGGACAAGGGCGACCACTTCCTGCTCAACGGCTCCAAGACCTTCATCTCCAACGGCATCCTCGCCGACCTGGTGATCGTGGTCGCCAGGACCACGCCCGAGGGCGGCGCGCGCGGTCTGTCGCTGCTCGTCGTCGAGCGGGGCACGGAAGGCTTCGAGCGAGGTCGCAACCTCGACAAGATCGGCCAGAAGTCGCAGGACACCGCCGAGTTGTTCTTCAACGACGTGCGCGTTCCCAAGGAGAACCTGCTCGGCGAGCTCAACGGCGCGTTCGTGCACCTGATGACCAACCTCGCGCAGGAGCGCATGGGCATCGCCGTCGCCGCCATCGCCGGTGCCGAGTACCTGCTGGAGATCACCACCCAGTACGTGAAGGAGCGCGAGGCGTTCGGCAGGCCGCTCGCGAAGCTCCAGCACATCCGCTTCGAGATAGCCGAGATGGCCACCGAGTGCGCCGTCACCCGCACCTTCCTGGACCGCTGCATCGTCGACCACTCGGACGGCCAACTCGACGCGGTGCACGCCTCGATGGCCAAGTGGTGGGCGACCGAACTCCAGAAGCGCGTGGCCGACCGCTGCCTTCAACTGCACGGCGGCTACGGCTATATGACGGAGTACCGGGTCGCACGGGCCTTCACCGACGGACGCATCCAGACCATCTACGGCGGGACGACCGAGATCATGAAGGAGATCATCGGCCGCTCCCTGCTCGGCTAA